In Mustela erminea isolate mMusErm1 chromosome 8, mMusErm1.Pri, whole genome shotgun sequence, a genomic segment contains:
- the NDUFB3 gene encoding NADH dehydrogenase [ubiquinone] 1 beta subcomplex subunit 3, with the protein MAHGHGHEHGHSKLELPDYRQWKIEGTPLETVQERLAARGLRDPWGRNEAWRYMGGFAHNVSFVGAILKGFKWGFAAFVVAVGAEYYLESQNKEKKHH; encoded by the exons ATGGCCCACGGACATGGGCATGAACATGGCCATAGTAAACTGGAACTTCCAGATTACAGACAATGGAAGATAGAAGGGACGCCATTAGAAACTGTCCAGGAGAGGCTGGCTGCACGAGGGCTAAGGGACCCATGGGGCCG caatGAAGCTTGGAGATACATGGGTGGCTTTGCACACAATGTTTCCTTTGTTGGTGCAATATTAAAAGGATTCAAATGGGGATTTGCAGCATTTGTGGTAGCTGTAGGGGCTGAATATTACCTGGAGTcccagaataaagaaaagaagcatcACTGA